TGGCCCTTGATCCTGTTGCTGCCCCTGATCTTGTGGAGGTCCCTGATCCTGTTGCTGCTGATCCTGAGGTTGCTCTTGTTGTTGTTCCTCTTGTTGCTGTTGCTGATCCTGGGGTTGCTCTTCCTGAGCAGGGGCCTCTTGTTGCCCCGGTTCTTCCGTAGAAGACAGACTAACCGTTCCTTCCGGCCTAGACTGCATTTCTAAATCAGAAGGTTTCTCTTCCGAAGACGCTGCACCACTTTCTAACGCCAGTAACTTAGTGTTCGCGTCTTGACCTTCTTGAACGGCAAGAGTTTGTTGCTTTTCTAGGTCTTCTTTCTTCTCTAAAGCCTCAGAAAGACATTTGGAATCCTTGGATTTTTGGCAAAGCACAATTTGCTTGTCATTATCGCTAAGCTCCTTGCTCACTTCAGACTGTTTTGCTGTCGCCTCTTTTTCCTGATACACCGCCAGCTGATAGGGATTTAAGGTTTGTTCATAGGCCGCATCATAGGTGCTTTGAGCCGAATCAAGGCTACTTTGCGTCGCTTCAGCCCCGGCCTTGGCTTTGATAAGATTTTCCCGTGCCGCCACTACCGAAGGATCTGTGCTAGCAGCAATTTGATCTGGAGTCATGCCTTTGGTTGCCATATCAAAGGCCGTTTGGGCATTTGTCCGCTGGGTTTGGGCAGCCGTATTCGCCTGCTGTGCTGAAGTTAAAGCCGCCTGACTTGTGGCCAAAGCTGCTTGATTCGCCTGGGCACCTTGTAAAGTATTTTGTGCATCTGCTTGTGTTTGGGTTGCCGTGGCCAGCTGGCTTTGGGTATCTGCAAGCTGTTGAGTTTGTGCCGCCTGTTGTGTTGTGGCTGCTGCCTCTGCTGCGGGATCTCCGTTGGTTTGGGCTGCCGCCAGTTGGCTGTTCGTTTGGGCCAAAGCAGCTTGTTGAGACGCCTGTTGCGTTTGAAGAGTGGAAACCTGACTATTTGCCGCCTGGGTTTGGGCTGCAGCCGCATCAGCAGGGCTTTGCGTTTGCTGCTGAGAAGCATCAACGGACGCTTGAGCAGCAGCTTGACTCGTTTGGGCTGTCTGCGCTGCCTGCTGGGCTGTGCTTACGTTGGCGTTTGCCTGGTCCAGCTGCACTTGGGCTTGGGATACAGCTGTTGGATCAGGGGGATTCGCCGCTTGAGCCGCTGCCAAATTTGCTGCCGCTGTCGTTTGTGCGGTTTGTGTTTGCTGTAAATTATTCTGAGCTGTTTGTTGAGATGCTGTAGCCTGAGCAAGCGTTGCCTGAGCTTGCGCCTGCTGCCGCGCTAGGGTTTGTGCGGGCGTTTCAGTAGCCGTTTGAGCCAAATTCGCCGCCTGAGCAGCCTGAGCTGCTGCTGAAGCTGTTTGCGTTGCGTTTTGCTGAGCAGCAGTGGCCTGGGCTTGCGCCGTTGTCAAATTAGCCTGCGCTGCTGCAATTTGGGCTGGGTCCCCACTAGCTTGAGCTGTGGCCATTTGCTGTTGCGCATTCGCCAAATTTTGTTGCGCTACCGTATTTTGCGCTGCTGCTTGAGTTGCAGCGGTTTGAGCCGCTGCCGCCTGCTGATTTGCTTGAGCCGCCAAACGCGCATTGGTCGCCGCGGGGGTTTCCGTACTTTGTAAAGCTGTTGATTGAGCCGCTTGCGCCGCTTGTGCTGCCGCCTGGGCCTGTTGCGCCGCCTGTGTTTTAGTTGCTAAATCAGCTTGAGCTGCCGCTATTTGTTCAGGGCTAGCTGGTGGCTGCTGATTTTGCAAAGCCGTTAATTTCGCTTGCGCTGCTGCCTGATCGGCATTGGCCTCAGAGGACGCCGCTTGGGTCGATGCTACATTGGCATTCGCCGTATCTAAGGCTGCTTTATTGGTCGCCGCTTGCGCGACCGCCTGCTGCGCTGCTGCTGCCTGAGTCTGAGCCGTTGTTTGCGCTGCCTGAGCATCTGTGACAGCTTGCGCCGCTTTTGCCTGCTCTTCCTGAGCAGCTGCAATAGCTGCAGGATCCTGTGGATTGGCCGCTTGGAGCGCTGCAACCTTTGCATCAGCTGCTGCTTTCTGAGCAGTTGCATCAGCCACCTGCTGATTCGCTGCCGCCACATTTTTATCAGCTGCATCTTGCGCATCTTGCGCTTCTTGCTGTTTAGGCGTTAAGGGAGCTGGCGCAGCTGCGGCTGCAGCTGGTTCTGCTGCAGGGCAAGAACATGCCGCCGGCGTTTTTGCAGGAGCTCCCTCCGTTTCCGCCCCATATCCATCTGCCGTGGGTTTTGCTGCTGGTGCAGGAGTAGCAGCCGGTGAGGCCCCTTCTGCGGCCGGTGGAGCAGCGGCCGGTGCGGGAGCTGCTGCCGGTTCCGCCTCTGTCGCAAATACTGTAGAAAAAGAAACCAAGGCAAGAAAAGATAAGAGCAATAATCTCAGCAAAATCATCGCGCACCTCCTGATGGTGGTGGTGGCACCCCATAATCCATAGGCATTTGACTGGTCAAACTTTGACCTGCGGGCCCATATCCCGGCGTGGGTTCACTAAAATTTTGGCTTGAAGGGGGCGGACCAAAATTTGCAGAATTTCCCTGAGAGGGAGAGTTATTAGAATTATTCGACCCTTGAGTCGGCGGGGGTGGCCCAAAATTCTGGAGTTCTTCTGGAGGTGGGGGAGCGCCTGGCCCCTGAGGTCCGCCTCCGCTGCCTGCGCTCGGGAATGGATTGAAACCTCCAGTCAAAGGACTTCCACTTCCCATAATCTGACCAATAGACGCTTGATCAGCCGGTGATAATTTAGAAGGATCCATCAGATTGTGACTAACCAACCCTGCAAGACGAGCCAATCTTTTCTGCTCATCCGCCTTTGGAGGTGCCCCAGCCCCCCTGATTGGGAAAGGAGAAATCAACGGCAAAACACCCGAACTCCCCATAGGATTAGCCATTGGGTCAATCACTTTACCCGAAGAATCTGTCTGGATTCCATTCTTAGAAAGTTCTGCGCCAATATAATTCTGCACGGCCATTATTCGTTTTTTTAGTAAGTCTTTTTGCGTAATAGGTAACAAGTTGGTCAGGTAAAACATCGTGCGTGTTAAAGCCTTTTGGTTAACCTGATCTAATTCATTCTGCCTAGCCAAGACAGAAATAAGAATACAAAGTTGATCTGCCAAAAATTCAACCGTAGGGTAATGTTTTTTGTCAATGATCACCGTCTCGATATCAAATTTTTTCTTTTCAGATTTTGCAATAAATTTTATGGCATCTTTAATGCGATTTTGCAGAGCCGAATTATTGGTTGATCTGTAAATATGGGTTAAAAACAGTTTAAGATTTTTAATAGAATGCGGCGGCACTTTGCCTAAATCTTCCCGACGAGCCAATGCCGCAATAAAGATACAAATTTCGTTGGCAAAAATTTCCTGTGTTGGAATCCGATGCTTTTTGACAACCACGTAATCTATATTGAAATCCACATTCCCTTGAGGTGGCGGGGGGAGGGCCTGGTCTTGAACGCCTTGCTGAGGAGATGGTCCCGCGAAGGGATTGGATGGGTCTTGAGGTCCTCCTCCCCCACCCTGTGGGCCAGGAGCAACAAAAGGATTCGAAAAATCTTGGGGACCTCCACTCCCTTGGGGGCCAGAGGCTGCAAAAGGATTACTTTGAGGACCAATCATGGCATTCCCTAAAGATGGGTATAAAAAAAGAATGAAAAATGCAGAAATTACAGACAGAAAAAGCCATGGACGGACAAGCGAAACCGCATCTTGTTTGAACAGAATTTTACTCAATAGAAACCGACGCCGCATTCCCCCTCGTTTATATAGTTATATCAACAGTATCAAAGGTTTTTACGAAAAATGCAAGAGTCCTTATAAGGATGAAAACCTTGATTCTTCCTCTCCCCATTTCTTTCCCGGGATTAAAGGACCTACGCCTTACTTGCGACGCTGATCAACCTAACGAGAATACAGTAGAACCCTACAGACCCTCGGGCCAAGCCCGAGGGAATCACTGGAAGACATACTCATTTTATCTAAGTTTTATTCTTTGGGCTCTTCGCGAAGTCTCACTTCTATTTGAACTTATACATTCCACCCGCTAAAGGCACAGCCACCCCCGTCGTATGGGGGAAGCTCAGGGGCAATCCTTTAACAGATCTCATGGCTAAAAAGGCAAAAGCTTGAGCCTCAACAAAGTCTCCATCTGTATTCAAAATATCAATAGAGTCTACACAGGCCGGCTTCAAATAGTGCTCTAAGCGCTGACACAGAGTTTTATTGTGGCGCCCTCCCCCCGATATGTACCAAACCTTTGGAGTCTCTGGCAGAAACTGTAGGGCCTTAAAAACCCCTAAAACCGTCATTTCTGTCAAGGTTGCCGCCCCATCTTCCACAGACAAATGCTCAACAACCTCTAAACTAAACTCATTCCTATCCAAAGATTTTGGGGGCTTAATGGCAAAATAGGGATTGCGACCAAAGTGCTCTAACACCTTCTGATCACATTTGCCTTTTGCAGCTATAGCACCCCCAACGTCATAAGGAATCTGCAGTTTTTTCCACACCCAATCGTTAATCAGGGCATTACCCGGCCCCGTATCAAAAGCCACCAAATCATCATCCGATATCCAGGTAATATTGGCAACACCCCCCACATTCAAAACAGCCACAGGTTTCTGAAAATTCCGAAGCAGCGCCTGATGATATACAGGCACTAAAGGCGCCCCCTCTCCCCCATGCTGCACATCATTTTGCCGCATGTCCCACACAACGGGAGTCTTGGTCATTTCACTTAACAAGGCACCATCTCCCAGTTGCCAAGTGCGACCCTTTGGAAATTTCTTGGGGGATTCATGCAAAATCGTATGACCGTGAAAGCCAATTAATTTAATTTCTGCCCGAGGAATATTGAATGTTTTTAGAAAATTTTCATAGGCCTCAGCATGCAAAACCGTCAGCTTTTTTTCAAGTTCTTTTATGTAGGGCGTTTCCTCGTGAGAGCCCAAAATTCGGCGGATTTCTTCAACAAATTCTATGTCATAGGGGTACAACTTAGCCGGCCCTATCTCAAACACAGAAAGACCATCTGTCTTAATCGCAGCCACGTCAATGCCATCCAGTGACGTGCCACTCATCATTCCTACAACCCATTGTGCGTTCATGCAGTACCTTTGTTATCTTTCTCTCACATTAATTCTGGAAACGAAAAAATACAAGAAAAATCAATACATTACTCCATGTCGCGAAGCAGGTGCTGATTTGTGGGGCTAGCCTAGAGTTTGCTTTTCTTTTGTCTCATACTCAACGACTTTAACTGGCCACAGGCCGCCAAAATATCTTCTCCTCTGGTTTTACGGATGGGGGACGCATATCCTGCCTCCTCTAACACCGCGGCAAACTTCTCAATAGTCTGCCAGTCGGAACATTCATAAGGAGCTTCCGGCCAAGAGTTAAAGGGAATAAGGTTAATTTTTGCATGAATATTTTTCAGCAACTTTACTAAGCCACGAGCATCCGCCAAAGAATCATTTACACCTTTCAGCATCACATATTCAAAAGTAATCCGATTAGACTTGCTGGTACCAGGATAGGCTTGGCAGGCGGCCATCAGCTCTTCCAGAGAGTATTTCCTATTAATCGGCATAATCCGGTTCCGCAGTTCATTTGTCACGGCGTGCAGGGAAATCGCCAGATTAACACCCAACTCTTTTCCACACTGTTCAATAAATGGGACAACCCCTGAAGTTGACAAAGTAATTGATCGTTTAGGCATATTGAACCCGGCAGGGTCCATAGCAATAGCCAGGGCTTTTTTGACATTCTCGTAATTATACAGGGGCTCCCCCATCCCCATCAGCACAATATTGGAAACATGTCGGTTCTCCTGGGGCGCAGGCCATTCTCCAAAAACATCGCGGGCCATAAACATTTGGCCCAATAGCTCAGCAGCCGTCAGATTTCTGACAAGAAGCTGTGTCCCCGTATGGCAAAACTTACAGGTTAGAGTACAACCCACCTGGGATGAAATACACAAGGTCCCCCGTGTACGTTCAGGAATATGAACTGTTTCTATCTCTTGCCCATCTTTCAAAGAAAGCAACCATTTTTGCGTGCCATCTACTGAGGTCTGCGCTGTATTTAAGTCCAATCGGTCTAAATGAAAAGTTTCAGCCAAGGTTTCTTGAACATTTTTGGGCAAATTTTTCATCTGGTCAAAAGACCGCACGCCCAGCCCATAAACCCAATGATAAATCTGTTGTGCCCGAAAAGGTCGCAATCCCACACTTAAGGCCCAAGAGGTCATATCTTCTAAGGATAACCCAATTAAAGAATGTTTTTCTGTTGTCATCTCTTTTATATAGGCCTGCACTTCAAAGGTTTCAATGGTTTTCAGTCTTCTGGCAAAAATTAATTTACATTTTTCACCAAACACGTATACATATTATACTGGAATTAACTAAAGGTAATTTTTATGCCGAAAGCAATTAACGATCTCATTAAGGGTTGTAAGGAATTCAAGTTACATTATTTTGATAATCATCATCCTCTATTTGAGACTTTATCACAGGGGCAAAAGCCAAAGGCTCTGGTCATTTCTTGCTCTGACTCTCGGGTAGACCCGGTAATTGTAACCAAGTGCGAACCAGGGGATTTATTTGTTATTCGCAATGTGGCCAACTTGGTCCCCCCCTATGAACAGGATAATGGATACCATGGCACCAGTGCAGCCTTAGAATTTGGTATAGGCACCCTGGGCATTCAGCACATCATCGTCTTTGGCCACACCCAATGCGAGGGTATTCATCACCTTTTGACCGAGCAAGATTGTCAAATAAAGAAACGCAGTTTTATTTCTCAGTGGATGAATTTGGCCAATTGGGCCCATATGCACACAAAGCAGAACAGGAAAAATCTTTCCCATCAACAACAAGTTAGCTTGTGTGGGCAATATTCCTTGATTCATTCATTGAACAACCTGATGACCTTTCCCTGGATCAAAGAAAAGGTTGAAAACAATCAGCTCACCTTGCATGCCTGGCAATTTAACATTGCCACAGGTGATGTGGCTGCATTCACCCCCAAGACCTTTCCCGTGGCTGAAGAGAACGTAGATGTCTTTAAAATTTTGAACTAAACACTTTCCTTTTTGAATCAAACATTATATGTTAAGGGGAATGGAGGACATACTAATGAAAAAATTTATCTTTTTAGCAGTTTTAGGACTATTTCTAACAAATTTGGCAATGGCTGAGGAATACAAACTCTACAGCCCCACGGCTTATGCAGGCAAGACTGCATCTGATGGTACTTGGGAAATTGACCCTTGCGACGCAAGTCAAGACGAACAGTAATTTCTGAATACTTCACCTTAAGACCCCGTCCCTCGGGCTTAACCCGAGGGCACATAGTCTCACAAAGTCCTACCGAATAAAATAATAGGTACATTGCTCTTCTGATGTTTCTCTAGCCCTTACTTGAAGCCAAAAAGTGTGCTCTATCTCTGATTCTGCATATGTTGGCAACTTTCTGCCTCTTTGAAAAAAGTCCAATACAGACTGAAATAGATTTACAGGAAGTCGCGTTCTGTAAGCAGGGGGTGACACCAATTTAAAAATAAGATCATCAGGGGCTTCCCGAATCTGTGCAATTGTTTGCAATCCCCCTTCCCAAAGCCCATCAAGAAACCATTCATCTGCCTGGTATCCACGACTCTGTAAAATGACTGTGACATCTGCCAGGTCTGCATCCCAACCATGAGCACTCGCACTTTGTCCGATTGAAAAGAATAAAAAAGCAATCAACGTCTGTATTTTCATATCCCCATTAATGTAAGAAAACCCCTGCCCTAAATCAAGAGGGAGGGGTCTTTTTTTATATTTAGTTATAGACTCTCGGCTCAAGCCCCAGAGCATCAACAGGCGTCCACTCGTTTATCCGAGTTTAGCTATACCGACCCGCAGAGGGCAAGAATCCATCTTTTGCGCATCAAAAAAGACTATTGATTTTAGCTGTTTGTAAAAAAACCCCCTTGCTCAATTTAAGAGAAAGGGGGTTTTTAACGTTTCAGCTGATTAGGAAGCAGCTACCGCTGTTTCTTTCTCTAGTTGAGCCATATCTTTTTCGTAGGCCACTTGCTTAAGTTTACGCAAGGCAGCACCTGTACCCGCTGGAACCAACCGTCCCACGATTACGTTTTCTTTCAGGCCCGTCAAGTAATCTGACCGTCCAGAAACCGCGGCCTCAGTCAAGACACGCGTTGTTTCTTGGAAAGAAGCTGCTGACATAAATGAGCTTGTCTGCAAGGAAGCTTTTGTGATTCCCTGTAAGATTGGGCGACCCACAGCAATACGACCATTTTCTTTTTCAACGCTCATGTTTTCCAAGATAAGTTCTTCTTGGTTAACTTCTTCGCCGACCATAAAGGTTGTATCGCCTGCATCCACAATTTCTACTTTCTGCAGCATTTGCCGAATAATGATTTCGATATGTTTATCGTCAA
This DNA window, taken from Alphaproteobacteria bacterium, encodes the following:
- a CDS encoding carbonic anhydrase; translation: MPKAINDLIKGCKEFKLHYFDNHHPLFETLSQGQKPKALVISCSDSRVDPVIVTKCEPGDLFVIRNVANLVPPYEQDNGYHGTSAALEFGIGTLGIQHIIVFGHTQCEGIHHLLTEQDCQIKKRSFISQWMNLANWAHMHTKQNRKNLSHQQQVSLCGQYSLIHSLNNLMTFPWIKEKVENNQLTLHAWQFNIATGDVAAFTPKTFPVAEENVDVFKILN
- the rlmN gene encoding 23S rRNA (adenine(2503)-C(2))-methyltransferase RlmN, whose amino-acid sequence is MFGEKCKLIFARRLKTIETFEVQAYIKEMTTEKHSLIGLSLEDMTSWALSVGLRPFRAQQIYHWVYGLGVRSFDQMKNLPKNVQETLAETFHLDRLDLNTAQTSVDGTQKWLLSLKDGQEIETVHIPERTRGTLCISSQVGCTLTCKFCHTGTQLLVRNLTAAELLGQMFMARDVFGEWPAPQENRHVSNIVLMGMGEPLYNYENVKKALAIAMDPAGFNMPKRSITLSTSGVVPFIEQCGKELGVNLAISLHAVTNELRNRIMPINRKYSLEELMAACQAYPGTSKSNRITFEYVMLKGVNDSLADARGLVKLLKNIHAKINLIPFNSWPEAPYECSDWQTIEKFAAVLEEAGYASPIRKTRGEDILAACGQLKSLSMRQKKSKL
- a CDS encoding anhydro-N-acetylmuramic acid kinase, which produces MNAQWVVGMMSGTSLDGIDVAAIKTDGLSVFEIGPAKLYPYDIEFVEEIRRILGSHEETPYIKELEKKLTVLHAEAYENFLKTFNIPRAEIKLIGFHGHTILHESPKKFPKGRTWQLGDGALLSEMTKTPVVWDMRQNDVQHGGEGAPLVPVYHQALLRNFQKPVAVLNVGGVANITWISDDDLVAFDTGPGNALINDWVWKKLQIPYDVGGAIAAKGKCDQKVLEHFGRNPYFAIKPPKSLDRNEFSLEVVEHLSVEDGAATLTEMTVLGVFKALQFLPETPKVWYISGGGRHNKTLCQRLEHYLKPACVDSIDILNTDGDFVEAQAFAFLAMRSVKGLPLSFPHTTGVAVPLAGGMYKFK